Proteins encoded in a region of the Mesoflavibacter profundi genome:
- a CDS encoding glycosyltransferase family 4 protein has product MKYLVYIGNKLQSKGNTVTTIDTLGKQLETLGFQLSYASTKKNIVLRLFDMLWTVYKHRKQADYILIDTYSTLNFYYAFAVSKLCRILGLKYIPILHGGNLPNRLQNNPKLSALIFKNAYKNVSPSKYIQHHFKLKQLDCMVIPNSIDLHLYKFKNRSPISSIHLLWVRSFASIYNPKLAVDVLKALKLKGIIASLCMVGPEKDGSLEDTKLYANKIGVEVTFTGGLSKKDWIALSKDYNVFINTTNFDNMPVSVIEAMALGLPVVSTNVGGLPYLIDNNTDGLLVQEKTVEPFVNAIINLKENQALIDNLTLNARKKAESFGWETVKKQWMDLLN; this is encoded by the coding sequence ATGAAATACCTAGTTTACATAGGGAACAAATTACAAAGTAAAGGGAATACCGTAACTACTATAGATACTTTGGGCAAGCAATTGGAAACTTTAGGGTTTCAATTAAGTTACGCTTCGACAAAAAAAAATATAGTACTTAGACTTTTTGATATGCTTTGGACTGTTTATAAACATCGTAAGCAAGCAGATTATATTTTGATAGATACTTATAGTACTTTAAACTTTTATTATGCTTTTGCGGTAAGCAAGTTATGCAGGATTTTAGGTTTAAAATATATTCCAATATTACATGGCGGTAATTTACCAAACCGACTACAAAATAATCCTAAACTAAGTGCACTAATCTTTAAAAATGCTTATAAAAATGTTTCGCCTTCAAAATATATTCAACATCATTTTAAATTAAAACAGTTGGATTGTATGGTTATTCCAAATAGTATAGATCTTCATCTATATAAATTTAAAAACCGAAGTCCAATCTCTTCAATACATCTACTTTGGGTTAGATCTTTTGCTAGTATTTATAATCCTAAATTAGCTGTAGATGTTTTAAAAGCTTTAAAATTAAAAGGAATTATTGCCAGTTTGTGTATGGTAGGACCAGAAAAGGATGGAAGTTTAGAAGACACCAAACTTTATGCTAATAAAATTGGTGTTGAGGTAACATTTACTGGTGGATTAAGTAAAAAGGATTGGATAGCGTTATCTAAAGATTATAATGTCTTTATAAACACTACAAATTTTGATAATATGCCTGTAAGTGTTATAGAAGCTATGGCATTAGGATTACCTGTAGTTAGTACAAATGTTGGAGGATTACCTTACTTAATAGACAACAATACAGATGGTTTATTAGTTCAAGAAAAAACTGTAGAGCCATTTGTAAATGCAATTATTAATTTAAAAGAAAACCAAGCTTTAATTGACAATCTTACCTTAAACGCACGTAAAAAAGCCGAATCGTTTGGATGGGAAACGGTTAAAAAGCAATGGATGGACTTATTAAATTAA
- a CDS encoding lipoprotein N-acyltransferase Lnb domain-containing protein: MYKKLYLLFILLGLNTLALGQKSIPSNAQISVLTIGPGDNLNDAFGHNGIRIKTTYSDIVYDFGRYNFEDPNFYLNFAKGKLNYLQGKAYTNNVLDFYKSENRSIKEQILNLDAKQKKTLHAFLEANYAKNKGAYLYDFFYDNCATKIRDVVELASSNTIKYDLPTDYKSQTFRDLIQNNLNRNTWGSLGIDIALGAVIDREATPREHLFLPENIYKFFEKASINNQSLVSESKTLNQVNKSKISGVFIFSPLVILTLLASFIGFITYKDFKNNKRSKWLDVSIHVILGSIGLLLCLLWFATDHSATANNYNLLWAFPISLIAVIEANKNTPKKWFIAYLKFCLLMLCLLTIHWLTGVQKFAPVLIPILIALFVRYIYILKFLKK; this comes from the coding sequence ATGTACAAAAAACTATATTTATTATTTATCCTACTAGGTTTAAACACCTTAGCTTTAGGGCAAAAATCTATACCTAGTAACGCACAAATTAGTGTTTTAACTATTGGTCCTGGTGACAACTTAAATGATGCTTTTGGACATAACGGAATAAGAATAAAAACTACGTACAGTGACATAGTTTACGATTTTGGTCGCTATAATTTTGAAGACCCTAATTTCTATTTAAATTTTGCAAAAGGTAAACTTAATTACTTACAAGGTAAAGCATACACTAATAATGTATTAGATTTTTACAAGTCTGAAAACCGTAGTATTAAAGAGCAAATTTTAAATTTAGATGCTAAACAAAAAAAGACTTTACATGCCTTTTTAGAAGCAAATTATGCTAAAAATAAAGGTGCATATCTATACGATTTTTTTTATGACAACTGCGCAACTAAAATTAGAGATGTAGTTGAGTTAGCGTCTTCAAACACAATCAAATACGATTTACCTACAGATTATAAATCCCAAACGTTTAGAGATTTAATTCAAAATAATTTAAACAGAAATACTTGGGGAAGTTTAGGTATAGATATCGCTTTAGGCGCTGTAATAGATAGAGAAGCTACGCCAAGAGAACACTTATTTTTACCGGAAAATATTTATAAGTTTTTTGAAAAGGCATCTATAAATAACCAATCTTTAGTTTCTGAAAGTAAAACTTTAAACCAAGTAAATAAATCTAAGATTTCAGGTGTTTTCATATTCAGTCCTTTAGTAATCTTAACGCTATTAGCCTCTTTTATTGGTTTTATAACGTATAAAGATTTTAAAAATAATAAAAGATCTAAATGGTTAGATGTTTCTATTCACGTTATTTTAGGTAGTATTGGCTTGCTTTTATGCTTATTATGGTTTGCTACAGATCATTCTGCTACAGCTAATAATTATAATTTATTATGGGCTTTCCCTATAAGTTTAATAGCTGTTATAGAAGCAAATAAAAACACACCTAAAAAATGGTTTATTGCTTATTTAAAATTTTGTTTATTAATGCTTTGCTTACTAACAATACATTGGTTAACCGGTGTACAAAAGTTTGCGCCTGTATTAATTCCTATTTTAATCGCACTGTTTGTTCGCTATATTTATATTTTGAAGTTTTTAAAGAAGTAG
- a CDS encoding O-antigen ligase family protein, with protein MDKNYLKIIGLHVLIGLLIFQFKILGELYFYGIIVYFFFKIISAKPSIKPIIIFQACGYVISSEIILRMTGSGLFYESSKYLLILLSVLGLIYNGFNKKAAPYIFYIILLIPSVYISLYSLDVSVNIRKAIAFNLSGPVTLGIIALFAYNIKVNKEQLLSIINNMIYPIVSLAIYIFIYNPDVSSVSTGTGSNFAASGGFGPNQVSTILGLGFFLMTVRYFYFSKTKILRLVDLGFILLIAFRAIVTFSRGGVFTAIIMIGVFLFFVYKQSEQTKKKQIKISMILFFMVGSITWILSALQTNGMIEKRYANQNAIGLEKEDISTGRTDLFVEEFNYFLNNPFLGIGVGRVKDLRFQTTGIHAATHNEMSRIIAEHGLLGIFAFLILLLTPLLFRLKDRSNVLFFSFYLFWFLTINHSSMRIAAPAFIYALSLIHIKNEIPSLHREQITK; from the coding sequence ATGGATAAAAATTATTTAAAAATAATTGGCTTACATGTTCTTATAGGACTTTTAATATTTCAATTTAAAATATTAGGAGAACTGTATTTTTATGGTATAATAGTTTACTTTTTTTTTAAGATTATCTCTGCAAAACCAAGTATTAAGCCAATAATTATATTTCAGGCTTGTGGTTATGTTATTTCTTCAGAAATAATTCTAAGAATGACAGGTAGTGGTTTGTTTTATGAATCTAGTAAATATTTACTCATCCTGCTTTCAGTTCTAGGATTAATCTATAACGGTTTTAATAAAAAAGCTGCACCATATATTTTTTATATAATATTATTAATTCCAAGTGTATATATATCACTCTATTCTTTAGATGTTAGTGTTAATATTAGAAAAGCTATTGCATTTAATTTAAGTGGTCCAGTGACTTTAGGTATAATTGCTTTATTTGCTTACAATATAAAAGTGAATAAAGAACAATTGTTATCTATTATTAATAATATGATATATCCAATTGTTAGTCTTGCAATCTATATATTTATATATAATCCGGATGTATCAAGTGTGTCCACTGGAACTGGTTCTAACTTTGCAGCTTCAGGAGGATTTGGGCCTAATCAAGTATCTACAATTTTAGGTTTAGGGTTTTTCTTAATGACTGTTAGATATTTTTATTTTAGTAAAACCAAGATATTACGATTAGTAGATTTAGGATTTATATTATTAATTGCTTTTAGAGCAATTGTAACCTTTAGTCGTGGTGGCGTATTTACTGCGATAATTATGATAGGTGTTTTTTTATTTTTTGTTTACAAACAATCTGAACAAACAAAAAAGAAACAAATAAAAATATCAATGATCTTATTTTTTATGGTAGGATCTATAACATGGATATTGTCTGCTTTGCAAACCAACGGAATGATTGAAAAGCGTTATGCTAACCAAAATGCTATTGGTTTAGAGAAAGAAGATATTTCTACTGGAAGAACAGATTTATTTGTAGAAGAATTTAATTATTTTCTAAACAATCCGTTTTTAGGAATAGGAGTAGGACGAGTCAAGGATTTAAGATTTCAAACTACTGGTATACATGCTGCAACGCACAACGAAATGAGTAGAATTATAGCCGAACATGGACTATTAGGTATTTTTGCGTTTTTGATCCTCTTATTAACGCCTTTATTATTCAGACTCAAAGATAGGAGCAATGTGTTGTTTTTCTCTTTTTATTTATTTTGGTTTCTTACCATAAACCACTCGTCTATGCGTATTGCTGCACCTGCGTTTATTTATGCATTAAGTTTAATTCATATTAAAAATGAAATACCTAGTTTACATAGGGAACAAATTACAAAGTAA
- a CDS encoding CDP-alcohol phosphatidyltransferase family protein: MKIKAFIPNFVTLLNLFCGSIAIILVVNNQFVLAGVFVFLGIFFDFFDGLLARKLNVQSELGIQLDSLADMVTSGLVPGLIMYKLLELATNSQGINLNASWSDHMFWSGVKFNPVPFLGLLITLSSAYRLARFNLDEDQQTYFKGLPTPANALLILSLPLILEFQNNDITNATILNPIFLIIITLISTYLLNSPVKLFALKFKTYAFKPNAVRYIFLILAVVLLFVLQFAAIPLVILLYILLSLFNTIK, encoded by the coding sequence ATGAAAATAAAAGCTTTTATACCAAATTTTGTCACATTACTTAATCTATTTTGTGGAAGTATAGCCATCATACTAGTCGTAAATAATCAATTTGTACTAGCTGGTGTATTTGTGTTTTTAGGTATATTTTTTGATTTTTTTGATGGACTATTAGCACGTAAATTAAATGTGCAAAGTGAATTAGGAATACAGTTAGATAGTCTGGCAGATATGGTAACTAGTGGTTTAGTACCAGGCTTGATAATGTATAAATTATTAGAATTAGCTACAAATAGTCAAGGTATAAATTTAAATGCTTCTTGGTCTGATCATATGTTTTGGTCTGGAGTAAAATTTAATCCAGTACCATTTTTAGGGTTGTTAATTACATTATCATCTGCTTACAGGTTAGCTAGATTTAATTTAGACGAAGACCAGCAAACGTATTTTAAAGGATTGCCAACTCCTGCAAATGCATTGTTAATATTGTCTTTGCCATTAATTTTAGAGTTTCAAAATAACGACATTACAAACGCTACAATATTAAATCCTATATTTTTAATTATAATCACTTTAATTAGTACTTATTTATTAAACAGTCCAGTAAAATTATTTGCCCTAAAATTTAAAACGTATGCATTTAAACCTAATGCTGTACGTTACATATTTTTAATTTTAGCAGTGGTATTACTTTTTGTATTACAATTTGCAGCTATACCATTAGTAATTTTATTATATATCCTTTTATCATTATTTAATACTATCAAATAA
- a CDS encoding putative type IX sorting system protein PorV2, with amino-acid sequence MKQLLFSIIALIATQLSGQTTRKYSNEFMNIGVDAAALGQSSAIVARSNDVNSGYWNPAGLINLEDNQLALMHSSYFANIANYDYAAFAMPLDDNSAFGVSLIRFAVDDILDTTQLIDDQGNVNYDRISLFSTADYGLTVSYSRNLPIQGLSYGVNAKIIRRIIGDFAKSWGVGLDAAIQFETNNNWKFGVMARDITTTFNAWTINEEEFAKVQNAVEGQNQELPETSEITIPKLQLGVSKFYRFNYDYTLEAEIDLNVRFEQNNDLISTSFASINPAFGFEFGYIDMIYLRGGMGNFQNELQIDNSEQLTFQPTFGVGFKYKGIEVDYAFTDIGDQSVALYSNVFSLKLDFSIFR; translated from the coding sequence TTGAAACAATTACTATTTAGCATAATAGCATTAATAGCAACGCAATTATCTGGGCAAACTACAAGAAAATATTCTAACGAGTTTATGAATATTGGTGTAGATGCAGCTGCTTTAGGCCAAAGTAGTGCTATTGTAGCAAGATCTAACGATGTAAATTCTGGCTATTGGAATCCTGCAGGACTTATTAACCTTGAAGACAACCAATTAGCACTTATGCATTCTAGCTATTTTGCAAACATTGCTAATTACGATTACGCTGCTTTTGCTATGCCTTTAGACGATAATAGTGCTTTTGGAGTTTCATTAATTAGATTTGCAGTAGATGATATATTAGATACTACACAATTGATTGACGACCAAGGTAATGTTAATTACGACAGAATTAGTCTTTTTTCTACAGCAGATTACGGTTTGACAGTTTCTTATTCTAGAAACTTACCAATTCAAGGGTTAAGTTATGGTGTTAATGCTAAAATAATACGTCGTATTATTGGTGATTTTGCCAAAAGTTGGGGCGTAGGATTAGATGCAGCAATCCAATTTGAAACCAATAATAACTGGAAATTTGGTGTTATGGCAAGAGACATAACTACCACTTTTAACGCTTGGACAATTAATGAAGAAGAATTTGCTAAAGTGCAAAATGCAGTTGAAGGTCAAAACCAAGAATTACCAGAAACTTCCGAAATTACAATTCCTAAACTACAATTAGGAGTATCTAAATTTTATAGATTTAATTACGATTACACACTAGAAGCTGAAATTGATTTAAATGTAAGATTTGAACAAAATAACGATTTAATCTCTACTTCTTTCGCTAGTATTAATCCTGCTTTTGGATTTGAATTTGGATATATTGATATGATTTATCTTCGTGGTGGAATGGGAAATTTTCAAAATGAATTACAGATAGATAATTCAGAACAACTTACATTTCAACCAACCTTTGGTGTTGGTTTTAAGTATAAAGGTATAGAAGTAGACTATGCGTTTACAGATATTGGCGATCAAAGTGTAGCTTTATACTCTAATGTTTTTTCTTTAAAACTTGACTTTAGCATTTTTAGATAA
- a CDS encoding glycosyltransferase — MKFLVVTNAPTLYQNKTYCAYAPYVREMDIWSDYVDEFKILSPNSYSGKLLIAPFKNQPELVAVPSLQLTSIKHIILSVIKLPIIIIALFKAMIWADHIHLRCPGNIGLLGCVVQIFFPKKIKTAKYAGNWDPNAKQPLSYRIQKWMLSNTFLTKNISVLVYGNWPNQSKNIKPFFTATFNDAEKEQVKTRDYSKPLQFMFVGSLVEGKRPMFAIQFVQQLVKSGTKATLDVFGDGILKAQLQDYIHKHNLDHVVKLHGNQSKDTVKAYYKTSHFLILASKSEGWPKVLAEAMFFGAIPIATNVSCVADMLGEGQRGLLITPDINNALKTFKSYTEDQFKNLSIHALHWSQTYTLDRFENEVKDLILFEESRE, encoded by the coding sequence ATGAAGTTTTTAGTAGTTACAAATGCGCCTACATTATATCAAAACAAAACTTATTGTGCTTACGCACCATATGTTAGAGAAATGGATATTTGGTCTGATTATGTAGACGAATTTAAAATTTTATCACCAAATAGTTATTCTGGTAAATTGTTGATAGCGCCTTTTAAAAATCAACCAGAACTTGTAGCTGTTCCTAGCTTACAATTAACATCTATAAAACACATTATCTTAAGTGTAATAAAACTACCAATTATTATAATAGCACTGTTTAAGGCTATGATTTGGGCAGATCACATACATTTAAGATGTCCAGGTAATATTGGTTTATTAGGTTGTGTTGTTCAAATTTTTTTTCCTAAAAAAATAAAAACAGCTAAGTATGCAGGAAATTGGGATCCAAACGCTAAACAACCTTTAAGCTATCGCATTCAAAAATGGATGTTATCTAATACTTTTCTAACAAAAAATATATCTGTTTTGGTTTATGGCAATTGGCCTAATCAATCAAAAAATATTAAACCCTTTTTTACCGCTACGTTTAATGATGCTGAAAAGGAACAGGTTAAAACAAGAGACTATTCAAAACCATTGCAATTTATGTTTGTTGGTAGTTTAGTAGAAGGCAAACGACCAATGTTTGCGATTCAATTTGTTCAACAATTAGTAAAATCGGGTACAAAAGCTACTTTAGATGTTTTTGGAGATGGTATTTTAAAAGCACAACTTCAAGACTATATTCATAAACATAATTTAGATCACGTTGTTAAATTACATGGTAATCAATCTAAAGATACGGTTAAGGCCTATTATAAAACATCTCATTTTTTGATTTTAGCTTCAAAGTCTGAAGGTTGGCCAAAAGTATTAGCAGAAGCTATGTTTTTTGGAGCAATTCCAATAGCAACCAACGTATCATGTGTAGCAGATATGTTAGGTGAAGGACAACGCGGATTATTAATAACACCAGATATAAACAATGCATTAAAGACGTTTAAATCTTATACAGAAGATCAATTTAAAAATTTGTCAATACATGCATTACATTGGTCGCAAACTTATACTTTAGATCGATTTGAAAACGAAGTGAAGGATTTGATTTTGTTTGAAGAAAGTAGAGAGTAG
- a CDS encoding glycosyltransferase, protein MKVLQLIDSLETGGAERVAVNFANSLSETEISSYLCATRHEGLLKIGVLKTVGYLFLNKKGTLDLKAILRLRRFIKKEKITIIHAHSSSFFLATLLKLTYPKLKLVWHDHYGKSEFLFQRPKLVLKLCSLFFNHVFCVNQLLVQWNKKHLFTKHISYLPNFAVINNTPKQTNLKGEEGKRIVCLANLRPQKNHEFLIQAFKEVLNTYPDWTLHLVGKDFKDLYSEKLKSLIKTLDIEEHVFIYGSCPDTSQIIKQATLTVLPSISEGLPLALLEYGLMAKPTIATNVGQCQEVIINNQTGILIASNDLEAFINAIKTLIRDQDKASKYSNQLLEHVTMHFSQTSIINQILKVYRRFA, encoded by the coding sequence ATGAAAGTATTACAGTTAATAGATAGTTTAGAAACTGGCGGCGCAGAACGCGTTGCTGTTAACTTTGCTAATTCGTTATCTGAAACTGAAATTTCTTCTTACTTATGTGCAACTAGACACGAAGGCTTGCTAAAAATAGGCGTCTTAAAAACTGTAGGCTATTTATTTTTAAATAAAAAAGGAACTTTAGATCTTAAAGCTATTTTAAGATTAAGACGTTTTATTAAAAAAGAAAAGATAACTATTATCCATGCGCATTCAAGCTCATTTTTTTTAGCGACACTACTTAAGTTAACCTATCCGAAGTTAAAATTGGTTTGGCACGACCATTATGGTAAAAGTGAATTTTTATTTCAAAGACCAAAACTAGTTTTAAAACTATGTTCTTTGTTTTTTAATCATGTATTTTGTGTTAATCAGCTACTTGTACAATGGAATAAAAAGCATCTGTTTACAAAACACATAAGTTATCTGCCAAATTTTGCCGTAATAAATAATACACCAAAGCAAACAAATTTAAAAGGCGAAGAAGGGAAGAGAATTGTTTGTTTAGCAAATTTAAGACCTCAAAAAAATCACGAATTTTTAATACAAGCTTTTAAAGAGGTTTTAAATACATATCCTGATTGGACTTTACATTTGGTAGGGAAAGATTTTAAAGATTTGTATTCAGAAAAACTAAAAAGTTTAATAAAGACATTAGATATTGAAGAACATGTGTTTATATACGGAAGTTGTCCTGATACATCACAAATAATTAAACAAGCAACACTTACAGTATTGCCATCAATATCCGAAGGATTACCATTAGCATTATTAGAATACGGTTTAATGGCTAAACCAACAATAGCAACAAACGTTGGTCAATGTCAAGAAGTTATAATTAATAATCAAACCGGTATTTTAATAGCCTCTAACGACTTAGAAGCCTTTATTAATGCTATTAAAACCTTAATTCGTGATCAAGATAAAGCTTCTAAATATTCAAATCAACTATTAGAGCATGTCACAATGCATTTTTCTCAAACTTCAATTATTAATCAAATATTAAAGGTTTATCGTAGATTTGCCTAG
- a CDS encoding sugar transferase, with translation MSKSSGIHFEISERKILLRIFDLLSIGASLYLVNSVFHFDYFNVSTQHWAWIFVLALYISIFGTVLELYDLQKSSRLETVVSTIILTTSVTVLFYLLTPFYTPSLPENRLQIVYFYLAILFGLFVWRWAYITFISSPRFYKKVLIIGETSNIKSIVEAFKDADPNYIIVGFVNCEAEQKDTIKYKGIKEFMPSEIELVIENEGISEIVIASYNSENITSSIYSKLISLLESGFPIKEYTQVYEEMTYRVPVQFVGKDFYKYFPFSRNNKNKLYLTYRRLVDIALSLFGLVLGLIFLPLVLLGNLVGNRGALFYTQERIGKNGKPFKIYKYRSMVKNAETDGAVWATKNDSRVTPFGRFLRTSRLDEFPQFINILKGDMSLIGPRPERPVFVKELSQVIPFYETRHIVKPGLTGWAQVKARYGSSVDDSLLKLQYDLFYIKHRSFMLDVNIIIKTLSTVIFFRGQ, from the coding sequence ATGAGTAAGTCTAGTGGCATTCACTTTGAGATTTCAGAACGTAAAATACTATTACGTATTTTCGATCTACTTTCTATTGGAGCTTCACTATATTTAGTAAATTCCGTATTTCATTTTGATTATTTTAATGTTTCTACTCAGCATTGGGCTTGGATATTTGTCTTAGCATTATATATTTCAATTTTTGGAACTGTGTTAGAGTTGTATGATTTACAAAAATCAAGTCGGCTAGAAACGGTAGTAAGCACCATAATTTTAACAACATCTGTTACGGTATTATTTTATCTGTTAACACCGTTTTATACACCTTCTTTACCAGAAAACAGGCTACAAATTGTATACTTTTACTTAGCAATTTTATTTGGATTATTTGTTTGGCGTTGGGCTTATATTACATTTATATCGTCTCCAAGATTTTATAAAAAAGTATTAATAATTGGAGAAACATCTAATATTAAAAGTATAGTCGAAGCTTTTAAAGATGCAGATCCAAATTATATTATAGTTGGTTTTGTTAATTGCGAAGCAGAGCAAAAAGACACAATTAAATATAAAGGTATAAAAGAATTTATGCCTTCTGAAATTGAATTAGTTATTGAGAATGAAGGAATTTCAGAAATTGTAATAGCAAGTTATAATTCTGAAAATATTACATCTTCAATTTATTCCAAATTAATAAGTCTACTAGAATCTGGATTTCCTATAAAAGAATACACGCAAGTTTATGAAGAGATGACTTATAGAGTACCAGTTCAATTTGTAGGTAAAGACTTTTATAAATATTTCCCTTTTAGTAGAAATAATAAAAACAAACTATATCTAACTTATAGACGATTAGTAGATATTGCCTTATCGCTTTTTGGTCTTGTTTTAGGTCTTATTTTTTTACCATTAGTTTTATTAGGAAATCTTGTAGGTAATAGAGGCGCATTATTTTACACACAAGAACGAATTGGAAAAAACGGAAAGCCTTTTAAGATTTATAAATACAGAAGTATGGTAAAAAATGCCGAAACTGATGGCGCAGTTTGGGCAACAAAAAATGATAGTAGAGTAACACCTTTTGGACGTTTTTTAAGAACATCTAGATTGGATGAGTTTCCGCAATTTATAAACATACTTAAAGGCGATATGAGTTTAATTGGTCCTAGGCCAGAACGACCAGTTTTTGTAAAAGAATTATCTCAAGTTATACCGTTTTATGAAACACGACATATCGTAAAGCCTGGATTAACAGGTTGGGCACAAGTAAAAGCTAGATACGGTTCTAGTGTAGATGATAGTTTACTAAAACTTCAGTATGATTTATTTTACATTAAACATAGAAGCTTTATGTTAGATGTAAATATTATTATTAAAACACTAAGTACTGTAATATTCTTTAGAGGACAGTAG
- a CDS encoding glycosyltransferase family 2 protein, translating into MRFSLVICTYMRPQPLLKLLKSVTTQTLYPDEILIIDGSTNNDTKTILEENPFKNLKYFKVDDSQRGLTKQRNFGVNQVGNTIDVVCFLDDDTVLEPDYFKEVLNTFLNNPEIIGVGGVAVNENNWKVKQPNVTYNKFRYYQFDNYVVKEGLRNVVRNYVGLQSPLLPGILPEFSHGRTCGYPLTGQLHEVDLLIGMSMSFRKSLFKHISFSKYFEGYGLYEDADFSLRALKYGKNCINTAARLAHYHDASGRPNQYKYGKMVVRNGWYVWRVKNPNPTIKARFKFHSTSFLLTLIRMTNVITTNERQKALTESLGRVVGWFSIIFNPPKQI; encoded by the coding sequence ATGAGATTTTCTTTAGTGATATGTACATACATGCGTCCGCAACCTTTATTAAAATTGTTAAAATCTGTAACAACTCAAACCTTATATCCAGACGAAATTTTAATAATTGATGGATCTACAAATAATGATACCAAAACTATTTTAGAAGAAAATCCTTTTAAAAATTTAAAATATTTTAAAGTAGATGATTCGCAACGCGGATTAACTAAACAACGAAATTTTGGTGTTAATCAGGTAGGAAACACTATTGATGTGGTTTGTTTTTTAGATGACGATACTGTTTTAGAACCAGATTATTTTAAAGAAGTATTAAATACGTTTTTAAATAATCCTGAAATTATAGGTGTTGGTGGCGTTGCTGTAAATGAAAATAACTGGAAGGTTAAACAACCTAATGTAACTTATAATAAATTTAGATATTATCAATTTGATAATTACGTGGTTAAAGAAGGTTTAAGAAATGTGGTAAGAAACTATGTTGGATTACAGTCTCCTTTATTACCTGGAATACTTCCAGAATTTTCTCATGGAAGAACATGTGGTTATCCTTTAACAGGTCAGTTACATGAGGTTGATTTGTTGATAGGTATGTCTATGTCTTTCCGTAAAAGCCTATTTAAACATATAAGTTTTTCTAAATACTTTGAAGGTTATGGACTTTATGAAGATGCTGACTTTAGTTTAAGAGCTTTAAAATATGGTAAAAACTGTATAAACACAGCTGCACGCTTAGCGCATTATCATGATGCTTCCGGAAGACCAAACCAATATAAATATGGTAAAATGGTAGTTAGAAATGGCTGGTATGTTTGGCGTGTAAAAAATCCTAATCCAACCATTAAAGCAAGATTTAAATTTCATTCAACATCTTTCTTGTTAACATTAATTAGAATGACCAATGTAATTACGACTAATGAAAGACAAAAAGCTTTAACCGAAAGTTTAGGACGTGTCGTTGGTTGGTTTTCTATTATCTTTAACCCACCAAAGCAAATTTAA
- a CDS encoding serine O-acetyltransferase: MHVFALIASDYRKYKKYGGHFFSIVFLTQGFWAIFQHRIAHFCYRLKIPIIKHILLIICLLWQKLIEIITGISIPSSVQIGHSFYIGHFGGIIINAKSVIGDNCNLSQGVTIGVSGREASRGVPVIGDNVYIGANAVVAGKITIGNNCVIAANSLVVNTFEDGVTLLGVPAKKVNNNSSKGYI; the protein is encoded by the coding sequence ATGCATGTGTTTGCCTTAATAGCTTCAGACTACAGAAAATACAAAAAATATGGTGGTCATTTTTTTTCAATTGTGTTTTTAACACAAGGGTTTTGGGCAATTTTTCAACACAGAATAGCACATTTTTGTTACCGATTAAAAATTCCGATAATAAAACATATTTTACTAATAATTTGTCTGTTATGGCAAAAATTAATAGAAATTATTACAGGAATTTCAATACCAAGTTCTGTACAAATAGGACATTCATTTTACATTGGTCATTTTGGAGGTATTATTATAAATGCTAAAAGTGTTATAGGTGATAATTGTAATTTGTCGCAAGGTGTAACCATTGGAGTAAGTGGTAGAGAAGCTTCAAGAGGTGTTCCTGTTATAGGAGATAATGTTTATATTGGTGCCAATGCAGTTGTAGCAGGTAAAATTACTATAGGAAACAATTGTGTAATTGCTGCAAATTCTCTAGTTGTTAATACTTTTGAAGATGGTGTTACCTTACTTGGCGTACCAGCAAAAAAAGTAAATAATAATTCTTCTAAAGGATATATATAA